In one Pseudomonadales bacterium genomic region, the following are encoded:
- a CDS encoding LamG domain-containing protein produces the protein MRMAFADRHLHKLALTLLLTVCPAWAAAAPCDAYFPFDGDLNDASGNGYHGLMTAEGAPPAPRFAAGRNGQALHVQSGAAMHAFIDLHYDFCPQVTVTAWFRLPSLSASGNQYLFSTGGGVGPGAYVQDGSLRIEGTGNGIYYRDAVGSADTWYFIAVTYDYVNGTYALTWRNRTVSEDMGSIDYDVENAFWIGTYNDNLSYTAQDLLVDDLRIHGRVLSADDIRALAAGTAPAASTLSAEPVSTTTPLPDTLGPRLTSLPGTERALPACETHQDCAAGSYCAWDGTCHPERHAPRQTLSFQPVQSDLAGNVLLPEVTPAEAEAEPASTPAASSGPYGTGNPSFTMVAGRVGDSQRRIDLGEEFLTRIRVRRDGDTRGPCRIWANDTDLDLCRGTPASEQETISVQLDGSVIGRLSVCSIGTVAGLHVWGDVIDADGSTRYEPAASQDEFPNCRGFEATVGEAWSSSMLCASNQLATGLVVHSNDIGPYEVITGLQLICRRIAVR, from the coding sequence CTCATGACCGCCGAGGGGGCGCCGCCGGCGCCCCGGTTCGCGGCGGGTCGGAACGGTCAGGCGCTTCACGTCCAGTCCGGCGCCGCCATGCACGCCTTCATCGATCTCCACTACGACTTCTGCCCTCAGGTGACGGTCACGGCCTGGTTCAGGCTCCCGTCTCTCTCGGCGTCGGGAAATCAGTACCTGTTCTCCACTGGCGGCGGCGTGGGCCCCGGCGCCTATGTGCAGGACGGTAGCCTCCGGATCGAGGGAACGGGCAACGGGATCTACTACCGGGATGCGGTCGGCAGCGCGGACACGTGGTACTTCATCGCCGTCACCTACGACTACGTGAACGGCACCTACGCGCTGACCTGGCGGAACCGCACCGTCTCCGAGGACATGGGAAGCATCGACTACGATGTGGAGAACGCCTTCTGGATCGGCACCTACAACGACAACCTGTCCTACACGGCCCAGGACCTGCTGGTGGACGACCTGCGAATCCACGGCCGTGTGCTGTCCGCGGATGACATCCGGGCGCTGGCGGCCGGCACTGCGCCGGCCGCGTCGACGCTGAGCGCGGAACCCGTGTCCACCACGACGCCACTGCCCGATACCCTGGGGCCACGGCTGACCAGCCTTCCGGGCACAGAGAGGGCGCTGCCCGCCTGCGAGACCCATCAGGACTGCGCGGCCGGATCCTACTGCGCCTGGGACGGCACCTGCCATCCGGAGCGGCACGCGCCGAGGCAGACGCTGTCGTTTCAGCCGGTGCAGTCGGACCTCGCCGGCAACGTACTGCTGCCGGAAGTGACACCCGCCGAAGCGGAAGCCGAGCCCGCGTCGACGCCGGCAGCTTCGTCGGGACCGTACGGCACAGGCAATCCATCCTTCACGATGGTGGCCGGCCGGGTGGGAGACAGCCAGCGGCGGATCGATCTCGGCGAGGAGTTCCTGACCCGCATCCGCGTACGGCGCGACGGCGACACCCGCGGGCCCTGCCGGATCTGGGCCAATGACACGGATCTGGATCTCTGCCGGGGCACACCGGCCTCCGAGCAGGAGACCATCTCGGTCCAGCTCGACGGCTCGGTGATCGGTCGTCTGTCGGTGTGTTCGATCGGCACGGTTGCCGGCCTCCACGTCTGGGGCGATGTGATCGATGCGGATGGTTCCACCCGCTACGAGCCGGCCGCCAGCCAGGACGAGTTTCCCAACTGCCGGGGGTTCGAGGCCACGGTCGGGGAAGCATGGAGTTCCTCGATGCTCTGCGCGTCCAACCAGCTCGCCACCGGACTGGTGGTCCACTCCAACGACATCGGCCCCTATGAGGTGATCACCGGACTGCAGCTGATCTGTCGGCGTATCGCCGTTCGCTGA
- a CDS encoding acyl-CoA dehydrogenase family protein: MHAEWVLVNAGVVDKDSPIPRKFLLRPEQVEVVDTWHVDGMAATGSQDIVVRDAFVPERYVSLPLGSAGDGEVAYLSRIPVLPFLALTAGIPALGAARRAVTLFRELVGKRVRFGTHRVQAQNVASQIRLANAYTRVRAAESAMRECARAVESQARGDISPSEVEQIQCRLAIGRVVHECLGAVRDIMDAAGSSVHFDGQELGRIHRDVQMMSTHTIFDLELASQQCGKAMLEVEGDLFSFR; the protein is encoded by the coding sequence ATGCACGCCGAGTGGGTGCTGGTGAATGCAGGGGTGGTTGACAAGGATTCCCCGATCCCACGCAAGTTTCTGCTCCGGCCCGAGCAGGTCGAGGTGGTCGACACCTGGCACGTGGACGGTATGGCAGCGACCGGCAGCCAGGACATTGTCGTCCGGGACGCATTCGTGCCGGAGCGCTATGTGTCACTGCCGCTCGGGAGCGCCGGCGACGGCGAGGTTGCATACCTGTCGCGCATTCCGGTGCTGCCCTTTCTCGCGCTCACGGCCGGGATTCCCGCCCTGGGCGCCGCGCGGCGTGCGGTGACGCTGTTCCGGGAGCTCGTCGGCAAACGCGTGCGGTTCGGCACCCACAGGGTGCAGGCGCAGAACGTCGCCTCACAGATCCGGCTCGCCAATGCCTACACCCGGGTGCGGGCGGCGGAAAGCGCCATGCGTGAATGCGCGCGGGCCGTCGAATCACAGGCTCGCGGAGACATCTCTCCTTCGGAGGTGGAGCAGATACAGTGCCGCCTGGCGATCGGGCGGGTGGTGCACGAATGCCTGGGCGCGGTGCGCGACATCATGGATGCGGCCGGGTCCAGTGTGCACTTCGACGGCCAGGAGCTCGGCCGCATCCACCGCGACGTGCAGATGATGAGCACGCACACCATCTTCGATCTGGAGCTCGCGTCGCAGCAGTGCGGGAAGGCGATGCTGGAGGTCGAGGGGGATCTGTTTTCTTTCCGGTAG
- a CDS encoding acetate kinase (AckA utilizes acetate and can acetylate CheY which increases signal strength during flagellar rotation; utilizes magnesium and ATP; also involved in conversion of acetate to aceyl-CoA; also known to act on propionate): MIEGPGHDPPDNTGHALVVNAGSSSLRLASHGLTGPSDCLADLRLSPAPAADSAVLTEFIAKRTLEPPPAVVHRIVHGGVRLNAPCLIDAEVEAEIARFKAIAPLHNRVALSWIQSAKAAFGEHVPQIACFDTAFYRDLPPHVSAYALTKELSEEFQVRRYGFHGIAHQSMLKRLWSERSSEGSRRVISLQLGSGCSVTASDHGRPVDTSMGFSPLEGLVMGSRCGDLDAAAVLYLIEEGGFCPKELGWILNESSGLLAVSGQSSDMRVLLNSEVERAELAVTMFCHRARHYLGAYLVALGGVDAILFGGGIGENEPVIRERILENLCWAGVLLNAGKNHSVSGPGGGPIHADDSTVEIWVIPPNEGLEMALAARVLLFPPREASA, from the coding sequence ATGATTGAAGGGCCCGGACACGATCCGCCGGACAACACCGGCCACGCGCTGGTGGTGAACGCCGGTAGCTCCTCGCTGAGGCTCGCGAGCCATGGATTGACGGGCCCGTCGGACTGTCTTGCAGATCTCCGGCTTTCGCCGGCACCGGCCGCCGATTCGGCCGTGTTGACGGAGTTTATCGCGAAGCGCACGCTCGAGCCCCCGCCGGCTGTCGTTCACCGGATCGTGCACGGCGGCGTTCGGCTAAATGCTCCCTGCCTGATAGACGCCGAGGTTGAGGCGGAGATTGCGAGGTTCAAAGCGATCGCTCCGCTCCACAACCGGGTGGCGCTGAGTTGGATTCAATCCGCTAAGGCCGCGTTCGGGGAGCATGTGCCGCAGATCGCCTGCTTTGACACTGCGTTTTACCGTGACCTGCCTCCACACGTGTCTGCGTACGCGCTGACGAAGGAGCTCAGCGAGGAGTTCCAGGTACGTCGCTATGGGTTCCATGGCATAGCGCACCAGTCGATGCTGAAGCGCTTGTGGTCCGAACGGTCATCTGAAGGATCTCGGCGGGTCATCTCGCTACAGCTTGGATCGGGATGCTCGGTGACGGCGAGTGACCACGGGCGGCCCGTCGATACCTCGATGGGCTTCTCTCCACTTGAGGGACTTGTGATGGGCAGTCGCTGCGGCGATCTCGACGCCGCGGCCGTGCTGTACCTGATCGAGGAGGGTGGCTTCTGCCCGAAGGAGCTTGGCTGGATTCTGAACGAATCATCTGGCCTGCTCGCCGTTTCTGGGCAGTCGAGCGATATGAGGGTTCTGCTGAACAGTGAAGTCGAGCGGGCAGAGCTTGCTGTCACCATGTTCTGCCATCGAGCTCGTCACTATCTTGGAGCCTATTTGGTGGCGCTCGGCGGGGTTGACGCCATTCTCTTCGGGGGCGGTATCGGCGAGAACGAACCGGTCATTCGCGAGCGTATTTTGGAGAACCTCTGTTGGGCGGGTGTTCTGCTCAATGCCGGGAAGAACCACTCCGTATCGGGACCGGGCGGTGGACCGATTCATGCGGACGACAGCACGGTTGAGATCTGGGTGATACCGCCAAACGAGGGGCTGGAAATGGCTTTGGCTGCGCGGGTGCTTCTGTTTCCGCCGCGAGAGGCATCAGCGTGA
- a CDS encoding acyl-CoA dehydrogenase family protein, whose amino-acid sequence MRLPLEGLLDRVREVVPLIRERAAVAERQRKPDDDVIDALAATGVFRSFVPKRYGGYEIGMDRYVDIGICVSEACASTGCPATGSSRAASCTPSGCW is encoded by the coding sequence ATGAGATTACCCCTCGAAGGGCTGCTCGACCGGGTGCGTGAGGTCGTCCCGCTGATCCGCGAACGCGCGGCGGTGGCGGAGCGGCAGCGCAAGCCCGACGACGACGTGATCGATGCGCTGGCGGCCACAGGCGTGTTCCGGTCATTCGTGCCGAAGCGCTACGGCGGCTACGAGATCGGCATGGATCGCTACGTGGACATCGGTATCTGCGTCAGTGAGGCGTGTGCGTCCACCGGCTGTCCGGCCACTGGAAGTTCTCGAGCGGCATCATGCACGCCGAGTGGGTGCTGGTGA